AATGGTACACCGGTAAAAGGAGAAAAATGGAACTGGAATACTTCCTTTATCTATAGCCGAAATAGAAATGAAGCGTTGGATGTGGGCGGTCTCAGATTATTTCCTACTAACTCAGGAGCTCCGGTATCTATTATCACCGGACAACCTATCGGGGTATTCTACGGCACATTCTTCGCCCGCAATCCGGATGGTAGTTTACTGACCAATGCAGCAGGTATTCCGATGATGGAACGCGGTATCCAAAATTCGGCGACTACATTTACACCACAGCGTGACGCAAACGGAATGCCTACGGGCACTACACTGCGTAAAGTGCTGGGTAACCCAAATCCGGATTATACCTTTTCTTTCGTCAATGATATCAGTTATAAAAAATTAAGCCTTCATGTACAACTTGATGCCGTAAGAGGAGGAGATGTCTGGAATGCAGACTGGAGAACCCGTCAAGGTGTAGGAAATGGCAAAGTAGCCGAGCAGGAACAAAAAGGCGAATTACCTCGGGGATATGTTTCCGGAGTATACGCTATCGAAGAATGGCGTATTGACAATGGATCGTTCGTCAAATTAAGGGAAGTATCACTAAGCTATAATGTGGGCAAAGTTAAATACATTAAGGATCTGACCATTAATGTCAGCGGACGAAATCTGATCTCATGGGATAATTATAAAGGATATGATCCGGAACTGAATGCAGGAGGACAATCTACTATCCTGAGAAATATTGATTTCGGAGCAGTACCTATTCCTCGCTCTTTCAGTATAGGTTTATCGACTAAATTTTAATTTATTTAACGAAAAAGATCATGAAAAAATTTAAAAATATAACTTCACGTCAGTTCTTTGGTATAGGTCTCAGCTTTATATTACTGATCACCTCCTGTTCCAAAGAATACATGGATCCGTCACGAGCGGATAATAATACTGCTCTCGGTACTTCACAGGGACTCACAGCTGTCGCAATCGGCCTGCAAAGAGTCTATACATTGGGACGTACAAGCGTACTCTTCAACTCTGTAACTGCAAATGGATTTGTAACCAATGAATTAAAACTTTTAAATGCAGGTAATATTCCTGAATTACAGCTTAGTACAGGAGGAAGCGCAGTGGATGGTACCAATACGATTCTGGCGAATCTATGGACAAGTTCCAACAAGATCGTCTATGATGCAGATCTGGTCTTGCAAAATGCAGATAAATTGGGGGATAAAAAATACGCTTCTGGCCTTATTGCCTATACCAGTATCTTTAAAGCAATGGCCATTGGCAATATGGCACAATACTGGGAAAATGTACCAAATGGAGTGGGATATAATGTTCCGTTTATGACCAGAAAGGATGCATTCAATAAAGCCATAGAAATATTAGATAACGCTTTGAAAGTTATTGAGGCAAATCCAATCTCTTCTGAATTTTTAGGTAGGATACCTAAAGATATAAATATTATCAACACGCTGCATGCACTGAAATCAAGATATGCTTTATTTTCGGAAAATTATACCTTAGCATATGATGAAGCTCTGCTAGTAGATTTGACACAAGCATCATCCTTTGGATTTGATGCTCTTTCTCCTAACACTTTATCAGCTGTTGTCACTTCAAACAATGTATTCCAGCCACAAAATGATGCTTTAGGTCTGACGGGAAGCAATATGCCTGATGCGGCTGATAAACGTATTGCCTTTTACACTAAATATCGAGGCACTCCAACTACACCTCCCACAATCAGGATGAAAGGCTTTGCTGATACAACAGTTACCCCATTTCCTATTTATTTACCCGGAGAAGTGATACTGACAAAAGCAGAAGTACTGGCGCGTCAGAATAATATTCCCGATGCTCTGAAAGAATTGAATAAAGTAATAACGAAGCTACCGGAATCTGATCCGTTCTATAAACTGGGAGCAGGATTACCCGAATTGAAAGGTAATTTTACTCAACAACAAATCTATGACCTGATCTACAAACACCGTTGTATAGAACTCTACGCTTCGGGATTAAAAATAGAAGATATGAGACGTTTCAATCAGCCTACAGCAGACCGCAAACGTAATTTCTTTCCCTATCCGTTTCAGGAAAGAGATAATAATACAAATACACCAGCCGATCCGTCTTTTTAAAGATACCTCTGAAGGAGAGCTATATGCTCTCCTTTTTTGTTTTTACTATCAATCAGTCCCCAATGAGCATATAGCATAAGAGGAGCATACAAATCTCTGCAGCTGACACGAAATACAACGTAAATCAAAATAAAAATCGCTAAATTCGCATCAATATGGAAACTGTTGTTAGCGGTATCAGAAGTACCGGAAAATTACACTTAGGAAACTACTATGGTGCATTAAGCAATTTCGTAAAAATGCAAAATGAGTATAATTGTTTCTTTTTTATTGCCGATCTACATTCTTTAACCACCCATCCTACTCCTCACGGTCTTCAACAAACGGTGAGACAGGTAGTTGTTGAATATTTAGCAGCGGGAATCGATCCTGAAAAATCAACCATTTATATTCAGTCAGATGTACCTGAGGTCGCAGAGCTATATCTGTATATGAACATGAATGCTTATATGGGAGAGCTTGAGCGTGCAGCCTCTTTCAAAGATAAAGTCAGAGCTGATCCGAACAATGTGAATGCAGGTTTGCTGACCTATCCGGTATTAATGGCTTCAGATATTCTGATTCATCATGGAACTAAAGTACCTGTAGGAAAAGATCAGGAACAGCATCTGGAAATGACCCGTACCTTTGGGAACCGTTTTAACAGACTTTATGAAGTAGATTATTTCAAAGAAGCATTCGCTTTTTCCTATTCTGACAAGCTGGTTAAAGTACCGGGACTCGACGGACAGGGTAAGATGGGTAAATCCAACGGAGATGCCAATTGCATATACCTGTCAGATACACCGGACGCTATCCGTAAAAAAGTAATGCGTGCTGTATCAGATGGCGGACCTACTGAAATGAATCAGGTAAAACCTGAACCTATACAGAACCTCTTTGACCTGATGAAGGTCGTATCTCCGGCTTCTACAGTTCAACATTTTGATGATCTTTACAAAAAATGTGAAATCCGCTATGGCGACTTCAAAAAGCAACTGGCAGAAGATATGATCATCGCGACAGATGATGTCCGTTCTCGCATAGAAGAGATCTCTGCAGATAACGATTACATCTCCAAAGTTGTCAAACTAGGGGCTGACAAAGCCGGCGAATCTGCACGTAAGACCATAAAAGAAGTACGGGAGATTATTGGATTTAAAAAGTTTTATTAAAAAGAAGAATTAGGAAAAATAATATGCACATTGCTATTGTAGGAAATATCGGAGCAGGAAAAACAACCCTGACTCAGCTTTTAGCAAATCATTTCAAATACGAGCCTCAGTTTGAAGCAGTAGATAATAATCCATATCTGGAAGATTTCTATGCAGATATGAAAAGATGGGCATTTAATCTGCAGATCTTTTTCCTGAACAGCAGATTCAGACATATTGTACAGCTGCAGGAGAAAGGCATAGATATGATACAGGATCGTACCATATACGAAGATGCTTATATATTTGCTGAGAACTTATTTGATATGGGTCTGATGAGTGAGCGTGATTTTGAAAATTACAGTAATATTTTCCAGAGCATCATTCATTATATCAAACCTCCGGATCTGCTGATCTATCTGAAAGCATCCGTTCCGACCCTTGTCAATAATATACAAAGAAGAGGTCGCGATTATGAATCTGCAATCCGTCTGGACTATTTGTCTAAATTAAACGACAAATATGACAAATGGATCAACAACTATAAGGATGGTAAAGTGATGATACTGGACAAAGACAATCTGGACTTTACCAGTAAACCGGAAGATCTGGGTTTTATCATCCAAAAAATCGAAGCCGAACTCTTCGGACTTTTTTAAAAGCTAAACAATTAAGATCTGGAAGTGACAAAAAATAAAATGGAATCACTTCCTGATCTTTTACATACACTATACATTTATGAAAACTATTGGAATAATCCCTGCACGTTATGCATCCTCCCGGTTTCCGGGAAAACCGCTAGTCGATATTGCAGGAAAATCAATGATTCAGCGTGTATATGAACAAGTGAAGCAAACACCCGGTTTGCACGAAGTTGTAGTCGCTACAGATGATACCCGGATTGAGGAACATGTACGCAGTTTTGCCGGAAATGTAGTCCTTACATCTAAAATACACGAATCAGGTACAGATCGTTGTGCAGAAGTTATATCCAAAGTATCCGGATTTGATATCGCGATTAATATTCAGGGTGATGAGCCTTTTATAAATCCACTGCAGATCGAGCTGCTGATTTCCTGTTTTGAAAATGAACATACACAGATCGCAACACTGGTCAAAGAAATTCACACTGAAACCGAGCTGTTGAATGTCAATATACCAAAAGTAGTCCGGAATATAAGCGGTGAAGCTATATATTTCAGTCGTCAGACCATTCCGTTTATCCGGAATACCGAACAGAAAAACTGGCTTACTTCACATCAGTTTTATAAACATATAGGCATATACGGTTACCGCACAAACATCCTGCAGGAACTGACCAGGCTTCCCGTTTCCATTCTTGAAAAAGCGGAATCACTGGAACAACTGCGCTGGGTAGAAAACGGATACCGGATTCAGACTGCTGTGACTACACATGAGACCATCGCTGTAGATACACCGGAAGATCTGGAGCATATTATGCAGACGTACTTCAGGTAAATCTATCTTATCCTTTTTTATAGCGCTAATACACGTTGCCCAGACTTCTAGCAAATCAACTATAATTTTGACACTTTGATAAAGCTACCGTTGTAAAAGTCAATTTTAGTAACATATTGTTCTGTATTATTCGCAGCGAGAGCCGCGCCCAATGCACCAAATAAAACAGAAGCAGCAATTACATTGCTGGCAGAAGCTGTCGTCCTGCTTAGTCCGTTAAAAAAATAGTCCTTATCATTCTTATAAAGCGGATAGAATGTGCCTTCACTTGAAATATAAGCCAATCCGTCAACAACGACAGCATAACACTTATTGGCTTTCAGGCGCTTCAGTTTTCCATTAGAATCCGGAGAATAAAACCCCTTCGTTAAATCATTATTGAGGAGAGACACATTTGCTTGAGGTAACTGATCTCTAAAATGTAAATAATCATAATACACCCCATCATTAACAATTCCATTACTGTAAAGAGTCACCTTAGACTTTTCTATATTTTCAAAATCCAAAACCTGTGATTGAGAATATCGGATGGTATCTGTAGGCGATTTTCCTAAATTATCTTTCAGAAAATGGCTTACAATATAACTGGCATGACGGAGCAACTCCTTAGTTACATCCATCCCCTTATTAATATGAGCTGTATCAATTGTAGCCAGCCTTTGATAAGATTCATCCTTATTCTTCACGAATAAACTGGCTCTCAAATCAAAAAAACCTGATTCAGAGAAAGCACCCGTCAATTCGGCAACAGCAAATTTCTGTATTACGAGTGTAAGTGCCCCGTCACTCTTTTCGCCCGATACAAGAAAACCCAATTGTTGCTGAATTTGTTTCTCCAAAGGAATTTCGGGTATGACCTGCGCTTTAGAATTAAGGAGACCAACTTGAATAATACCCAGATTTTCTTTGAAATCCCGATTATCAATAACATCAATAGTATTATACAGACTCGTTTCAACCTTCTCTGAAGGAGAGATAAGCAAAAAATCCCGGGTTCTTTTCTGTGCATAAGTTTGCCCTGCCAGACAAATGGTTAGCGCAAAAACAAATATTCTTTTCATAAGAGTAGGTTAGTAATTATCTTAAAAATGAAGATAATAAATAGAGAATCCTAATAAATTAAAACATTAAAAACAGAAATAAGATAAGTGCCAGATTTTCAGAAGATACCTAACGATGCTCCGTATATAAAAACGGACGCATTTCCTGACGCAGGCGAGTCCAGTCCTGAGCAGAAAAACTATCTAATGTCATCGAAGCCTCCAAGACCTCATTCAATTGTGCTTTAGTACGGATTCCCATGATAGCAGAAGCTACAGCAGGGTGCTGCAATACATACCCCATAGCCACACTTAAGGGCGAAACCTGTTTTTCTTCTGCAATTTTTGTAATATGTTTAGCCGCATGCTGCACCTCTCCTGCAGTAAACTGCAGATAGGCTTCTGCAGGCTTATTTATTAACAGCCCTTTAGCGATTGTCCCCCGGGTTACTACACTGATATTTTTTTTCAAAAGTTCGTCCAGCATTGTTTCTTCAGGTCGATGATCCAAAAGATTATACTGCATCATAACACTAATAATATTAGATCTTTCAGCATATTCACGTATCACATTCGGACGAATACTGGACAATCCGTAATACCTGATTTTGCCCTCAGTCACTAATTGCTCAAAAGCTTCAATAATTTCATCGATGGGGTCATCTATAGTTCCGCCATGAAGCTGATACAGATCAATATAGTCCGTATTCAATCGGGAAAGAGAAGTTTCCACTGTCTTGATTAAATACGATTTGGACGCTTTCCAATCCCAGCCACTTCCGTCTGCACGCCACTGATTGCCGACTTTGGTTGCCAGCAGAATATCCTGTCGAAAAGAAGAGACCGCCTTTCCGACGAACTCTTCATTCCAACCATGATCATACAGATCTGCCGTATCAAAGTAATTGACACCTCCTTCATAGGCCTGCATAATTAAGTCTACTCCGGAAAATGTCAGACTCTTACGGATAGACATGCAACCAAATCCAATTGCAGAAACCTCCAGATCTGATTTTCCTAGTTTATTTTTTATCATCTGTAACGTCAACCACTGGATAAGACTTTAATTCTTCTTTTTTGAATTCTAATAATTCTATGTCAAAAATTAAAGTACTGTTTCCCGGAATTGGCCCTGAACCATTTGGCCCGTAGCCCAGTTTAGAAGGGATATAGAAGCGGTACTTTGAACCTACAGACATCAAAGGAATACCTAATTTCCAACCTTCAATTACACTTTGAAGACTCAAGGTAAGTGGCGTACCACGGTCATATGAACTGTCAAATGTTTTACCGTCCAACAATGTACCTTTATAATGTGCAACGATCTCATCTTCTCTTGTAGGTTTAGGGCCTTCTGTCTTGGTAAGAATCTCATATTGCAGGCCTTCAGGAGTTGTGATGATACCAGCTTTGGTTTTGTTTTTAGCAAAAAATTCATTTTCAGTTTTCAGCGCTACAGCATTCTTTGCATCAGCTGCTTTTTGAATAGCATTACGAATAATCTCGACATTCTGTTCCTTCGTAAATTTACCATTGCTGCCTTTCAGCGCCTCTTCCAGGCCCTTTTTCATCAACTCAACATTTAGAGGTAATTCCATAGGCTTGACGGAGGACCCTATATCGAAACCTAAAGCATAGGAAACAGAATCTGCAGAATTTTTCAAAATTATCCCCTGCTGTGCAGGACGTTGTGCAGATACTCCTTTTTTGGATGTACCCGTGCTTTTTTTCTTCACCTGAGCTCCGGCACACAATGTTAGTGCAGTAAGAAAACCAACCGCTAAAACTTTTCTCATTTTTATTATTTGTATTTGTTTAAGATGTTATCGATAATTTCCTGTGTATAATCAGGATAATGAACTTCAACCTTATTTCGGCTATTCAACCAGGCCTCTATAGCGTATTCATTCTTTTGTTTAAGACTACTGATCACAGGCACTCCCATCTCCTCCAGTGCAGCAGCATTCAGGTGCTGTTCGTATTGGTTTTTCATGGGGATGACCAATAATTTTTTATTTAGAAAAAGGGCTTCAGCAGGCGTTTCGAATCCGGCTCCGCAAAGCACCCCGGAGGCTGTGGACATACTTTTCACGAATTCTTCACTATTAATGGGCTGTATAAACACATTGCGCATCCGAAAAGGTTTACTGTTATGTTTGCTAAAGACCTCCCATCGTATATCCGGAAATTTGCTCAGATGCTTCAATAAATGAGCATCATCATAAGAAGGCAGGTATACCGTATAATGACCATGATCTTCCGGCTCAATATTACGTATAGATTCGCGGATTACAGGGGTGAAAATATGGTCATTATAAGACTTAAAATGAAATCCGTAAGATTTAGAGCTGGGGGCATAATTCTTCATAATAAATTTACCCAGCATATCTTTTTCTTCCGGTTTAGGACTTGATGCATCCAGCGCACCGATCTGATGGCTGAGCCCTATACAGGGTTTATCTTTTGAGTAACAAGCCCAGGCCGAAATAGGTT
The Sphingobacterium spiritivorum genome window above contains:
- a CDS encoding aldo/keto reductase is translated as MIKNKLGKSDLEVSAIGFGCMSIRKSLTFSGVDLIMQAYEGGVNYFDTADLYDHGWNEEFVGKAVSSFRQDILLATKVGNQWRADGSGWDWKASKSYLIKTVETSLSRLNTDYIDLYQLHGGTIDDPIDEIIEAFEQLVTEGKIRYYGLSSIRPNVIREYAERSNIISVMMQYNLLDHRPEETMLDELLKKNISVVTRGTIAKGLLINKPAEAYLQFTAGEVQHAAKHITKIAEEKQVSPLSVAMGYVLQHPAVASAIMGIRTKAQLNEVLEASMTLDSFSAQDWTRLRQEMRPFLYTEHR
- a CDS encoding deoxynucleoside kinase, whose translation is MHIAIVGNIGAGKTTLTQLLANHFKYEPQFEAVDNNPYLEDFYADMKRWAFNLQIFFLNSRFRHIVQLQEKGIDMIQDRTIYEDAYIFAENLFDMGLMSERDFENYSNIFQSIIHYIKPPDLLIYLKASVPTLVNNIQRRGRDYESAIRLDYLSKLNDKYDKWINNYKDGKVMILDKDNLDFTSKPEDLGFIIQKIEAELFGLF
- the kdsB gene encoding 3-deoxy-manno-octulosonate cytidylyltransferase, whose translation is MKTIGIIPARYASSRFPGKPLVDIAGKSMIQRVYEQVKQTPGLHEVVVATDDTRIEEHVRSFAGNVVLTSKIHESGTDRCAEVISKVSGFDIAINIQGDEPFINPLQIELLISCFENEHTQIATLVKEIHTETELLNVNIPKVVRNISGEAIYFSRQTIPFIRNTEQKNWLTSHQFYKHIGIYGYRTNILQELTRLPVSILEKAESLEQLRWVENGYRIQTAVTTHETIAVDTPEDLEHIMQTYFR
- a CDS encoding glycosyltransferase family protein, whose translation is MKVLYAVQGTGNGHLCRAMDIVPCLRKTADVDVLVSGIQADINLPFEVKYKLHGLSFIFGKSGGVDLWKTFMSSTVRKFTQEIKSLPIENYDLIINDFEPISAWACYSKDKPCIGLSHQIGALDASSPKPEEKDMLGKFIMKNYAPSSKSYGFHFKSYNDHIFTPVIRESIRNIEPEDHGHYTVYLPSYDDAHLLKHLSKFPDIRWEVFSKHNSKPFRMRNVFIQPINSEEFVKSMSTASGVLCGAGFETPAEALFLNKKLLVIPMKNQYEQHLNAAALEEMGVPVISSLKQKNEYAIEAWLNSRNKVEVHYPDYTQEIIDNILNKYK
- the trpS gene encoding tryptophan--tRNA ligase, yielding METVVSGIRSTGKLHLGNYYGALSNFVKMQNEYNCFFFIADLHSLTTHPTPHGLQQTVRQVVVEYLAAGIDPEKSTIYIQSDVPEVAELYLYMNMNAYMGELERAASFKDKVRADPNNVNAGLLTYPVLMASDILIHHGTKVPVGKDQEQHLEMTRTFGNRFNRLYEVDYFKEAFAFSYSDKLVKVPGLDGQGKMGKSNGDANCIYLSDTPDAIRKKVMRAVSDGGPTEMNQVKPEPIQNLFDLMKVVSPASTVQHFDDLYKKCEIRYGDFKKQLAEDMIIATDDVRSRIEEISADNDYISKVVKLGADKAGESARKTIKEVREIIGFKKFY
- a CDS encoding FKBP-type peptidyl-prolyl cis-trans isomerase yields the protein MRKVLAVGFLTALTLCAGAQVKKKSTGTSKKGVSAQRPAQQGIILKNSADSVSYALGFDIGSSVKPMELPLNVELMKKGLEEALKGSNGKFTKEQNVEIIRNAIQKAADAKNAVALKTENEFFAKNKTKAGIITTPEGLQYEILTKTEGPKPTREDEIVAHYKGTLLDGKTFDSSYDRGTPLTLSLQSVIEGWKLGIPLMSVGSKYRFYIPSKLGYGPNGSGPIPGNSTLIFDIELLEFKKEELKSYPVVDVTDDKK
- a CDS encoding RagB/SusD family nutrient uptake outer membrane protein, whose translation is MKKFKNITSRQFFGIGLSFILLITSCSKEYMDPSRADNNTALGTSQGLTAVAIGLQRVYTLGRTSVLFNSVTANGFVTNELKLLNAGNIPELQLSTGGSAVDGTNTILANLWTSSNKIVYDADLVLQNADKLGDKKYASGLIAYTSIFKAMAIGNMAQYWENVPNGVGYNVPFMTRKDAFNKAIEILDNALKVIEANPISSEFLGRIPKDINIINTLHALKSRYALFSENYTLAYDEALLVDLTQASSFGFDALSPNTLSAVVTSNNVFQPQNDALGLTGSNMPDAADKRIAFYTKYRGTPTTPPTIRMKGFADTTVTPFPIYLPGEVILTKAEVLARQNNIPDALKELNKVITKLPESDPFYKLGAGLPELKGNFTQQQIYDLIYKHRCIELYASGLKIEDMRRFNQPTADRKRNFFPYPFQERDNNTNTPADPSF